In the genome of Poecile atricapillus isolate bPoeAtr1 chromosome 30, bPoeAtr1.hap1, whole genome shotgun sequence, one region contains:
- the LOC131589773 gene encoding LOW QUALITY PROTEIN: zinc finger protein 70-like (The sequence of the model RefSeq protein was modified relative to this genomic sequence to represent the inferred CDS: inserted 2 bases in 1 codon) yields MFQKRYKCLECGKSFSRSSKLIRHQMIHTGEWAYECGKCGKGFSCNSELIRHQHIHTGERSYECSECGKRFQRSSHLLVHQRIHTDERLFCCPDCGEGFKHNSTLVRHRRIHTGERPYECPQCGKSFRNSSHLTIHQRTHTGEQPYECAECGMTFSQRSQLTIHQMLHTGERPYECLQCGKRFRISSTLLVHQRIHTEERPFRCPECGKGFKRNSHLITHXGEKLYKCPQCGKSFTQSSNLTRH; encoded by the exons ATGTTCCAG aagcgctacaagtgcttggagtgtgggaagagcttcagccggagcaGCAAACTGatccgccaccagatgatccacactggggaatgggcctatgAGTGTGGcaaatgtgggaagggcttcagctgcaactCCGAACTCATCCGTcaccagcacatccacactggggagaggtcCTACGAGTGttctgagtgtgggaagaggtttcagaggagctcTCATCTCCTCGTGCACCAAcggattcacacagatgagaggctcttctgctgccctgactgtggggagggcttcaagcacaactccacccTCGTCAGGCACCGGcggatccacactggggagaggccctacgagtgtccccagtgtgggaagagcttcagaaacagctcccacctgaccatccaccagaggacccacactggggaacaGCCCTATGAGTGTGCggaatgtgggatgaccttcagccagaggtcccagctgaccaTTCACCAGATgctccacactggggagaggccctatgagtgtctccagtgtgggaagaggtttcgcatcagctccactctcctcgtgcaccagcggattcacacagaggagaggcccttccgctgccctgagtgcgggaagggcttcaagcgaaactctcacctcatcaccca cgggGAGAAGCTCTACAAGTgcccccagtgtgggaagagcttcacccagagctctaacttgaccagacac